From Camelina sativa cultivar DH55 chromosome 20, Cs, whole genome shotgun sequence, the proteins below share one genomic window:
- the LOC104771505 gene encoding zinc finger protein 6-like, with amino-acid sequence MECERSSSSTSSETRAVRHRHTASSSVSNVTRRMYECTFCKRGFTNAQALGGHMNIHRRDRLNKAKVTNDADLALSQSHRCFHVSSDRGGYEHVDSVVMRTTTSNYMQHLRIGSMAARREHVVVEGDEIDLELRLGL; translated from the coding sequence atggaGTGTGAGAGATCATCGTCGTCTACGTCATCAGAAACCAGAGCCGTTCGGCACCGTCACACGGCGTCGTCGTCGGTCTCCAACGTGACGAGACGAATGTACGAGTGCactttctgcaaaagaggtTTCACGAACGCACAAGCTTTAGGTGGTCACATGAACATCCATCGACGTGACCGTCTCAACAAGGCCAAGGTGACAAACGATGCTGACCTGGCACTCTCACAATCTCATAGATGTTTCCACGTGTCGTCTGATCGTGGTGGCTACGAGCATGTAGATTCCGTCGTGATGAGGACGACCACCTCGAACTACATGCAACACTTACGAATCGGCTCGATGGCTGCAAGGAGAGAACACGTCGTCGTTGAAGGAGATGAAATCGACTTGGAGCTGCGTCTTGGCTTATGA